In the Streptomyces coeruleoprunus genome, AGATCCACCGCCAGTCCGCGTACGCCGCGAGCAGCCCGCCCACCAGGGGGCCGGCCACCGCGGACGTCGCCCACACGGTGGAGAGCCGCGCCTGGATCTTCGGGCGCTCCTCCAGCGGGTACAGGTCCGCCGCCAGCGTCTGCACCGTCCCCTGGAGCGCCCCGCCGCCCAGGCCCTGCACCACCCGGAACGCGATGAGCGCCGCCATGTTCCACGCCGCCGCGCACAGCAGCGATCCCGCCAGGAACAGCACGATGCCGGCGATGAGCACCGGCTTGCGGCCGAAGGTGTCCGACAGCCGCCCGTACACGGGGATCGTGACCGTCGCGGCGAGCAGGTAGCCGGAGAACAGCCAGGAGAAGACGGAGAAGCCGCCGAGGTCGCCCACGATCTGCGGGACGGCCGTCGCGATGACGGTGCTGTCCAGGGCCGCGAGCGCCATGCCCAGCATCAGCGCGGCGACCACCGGACCCCGCCGCGTGGCGCCGGCCGCGGCCCCTTCCGTACGGGCTGCCGCGCCCGCCGAGGCGGAACCGCTTCCGGCCGTGCCCACCGCCGCAGCCGCGTCCGTACGGGGACCCCCGGAGGCCGCCGCCTTCGTGCGGGCGTCGCCGAGCGCCCCGGGCCCCCGGGCGGCCGTCGTCCCGTCTGCGCGGCGATCCCCGCAGGCCGCCGCCTTCATGCGGGCGTCGCCGAGCGCCGGCGCTCTCGTACCGGGCCCCGGAGCGGCCGCCGTCCCGTCCGTACGGGGACCCCCGGAGGCTGCCGCCTTCGTGCCGGCTTCGCCGGGCGCCGGGGCTCCCGTGCCGGCCGCCGTCCCGTCCGTACGGGGCCCTGCGGAGGCTGCCGCCTTCGTGTCGGCTTCGCCGGGCGCCGGGGCTCCCGTGCCGGATTCCGCGGGTGTCCTCGCCTCCGAGACCCTCGCACCCTCCGTGGCGTCGGGCTTCCCCGTCCCTTCCGTCCCCTCCGTGCTGCCCCTCGACGTCACCCGAGCGATCCTTTCCCCCTGCATCTAATTCCCGGGACACCCTCTCAGCCCCGGCCCCGCGGCGGAAGGTCCCTCCCGGTGGCCGGACAGGTCGCCCCGGCAGGTCCGCACGAGGTTTCGGGCGCGGCCGTCACACCGGCGTCGTACGCTGGGAGACCCCCGGCCCGTGTGACGTGTCGGGCCGTTTGCGTTGCCACTCCCGACCACGGACGGAAAGCCCCCATGAGCCTGCACGGTCTGCTCGACGCCGTCGTCAAGGACCCCGCCCTCGCCGAAGCGGTCAAGGCCGCCGCCGACGGGCACCGGGCCCATGTCGACCTGGTCGGCCCGCCCGCCGCGCGTCCCTTCGCGGTGGCCGCGCTGGCCCGGGACACCGGGCGGCCGGTGCTCGCCGTGACCGCGACCGGCAGGGAGGCGGAGGACCTGGCGGCCGCCCTGCGGTCGCTGCTGGACCCGGACGCCGTGGTGGAGTACCCGGCCTGGGAGACCCTGCCGCACGAGCGGCTCTCGCCCCGCAGCGACACCGTCGGCCGGCGCCTGGCGGTGCTGCGCCGCCTCGCGCACCCGGCCCCGGACGACCCGGCGGCCGGCCCCGTCCAGGTGGTCGTCGCGCCGATCCGCTCGGTGCTGCAGCCGCAGGTCAAGGGGCTCGGCGACCTGGAGCCGGTCAGCCTGCGCACCGGATGGACCGCCGACCTGAACGAGGCCGTCGAGGGCCTGTCGGCCGCCGCGTACCAGCGGGTCGAGCTGGTCGAGAAGCGCGGCGAGTTCGCCGTGCGCGGCGGCATCCTGGACGTCTTCCCGCCGACCGAGGAACATCCCCTGCGCGTGGAGTTCTGGGGGGACGACGTCGAGGAGATCCGGTACTTCAAGGTCGCCGACCAGCGGTCCCTGGAGGTCGCCGAGCACGGCCTGTGGGCGCCGCCCTGCCGTGAGCTGCTGCTGACCCCGCGGGTGCGGGAGCGGGCCGCCGCGCTCGCCGAGGCCCACCCGGAGCTGGGCGAGCTGCTCGGCAAGATCGCCGAGGGCATCGCCGTCGACGGCATGGAATCCCTGGCCCCGGTGCTCGTGGACGACATGGAGCTGCTGCTCGACGTGCTGCCGAAGGGCTCCATGGCGGTCGTGTGCGACCCCGAGCGGGTGCGCACGAGGGCCGCCGACCTGGTGGCGACGAGCCAGGAGTTCCTCCAGGCGTCCTGGGCGGCCACCGCCGGCGGCGGGGAGGCGCCCATCGACGTCGGCGCCGCGTCCCTGTGGTCCATCGCGGACGTCCGTGACCGGGCCCGCGAGCTGGGCATGCTGTGGTGGTCGGTGTCCCCGTTCGCCGCGGACGCCGAGCTGGAGCAGGACACGCTCCAGCTGGGCATGCACGCCCCCGAGTCCTACCGCGGCGACACGGCCCGCGCCCTGGCCGACACCAAGGGGTGGCTCGCCGACGGCTGGCGCACGGTCTTCGTGACCGAGGCGCACGGCCCGGCCGCCCGCACGGTGGAGGTCCTGGGCGGGGAGGGCATCGCGGCCCGCCTGGACGCGGACCTGCCCGACATCTCCCCGTCCCTGGTGCACGTGGCGTGCGGCTCCATCGAGTACGGCTTCGTCGACCCCGGTCTGAAGCTGGCCGTGCTGACGGAGACCGACCTGTCCGGCCAGAAGGCCGCCGGCAAGGACGGCCGGCGCATGCCCACCCGCCGCCGCAAGACCATCGACCCGCTGACCCTGGAGGCGGGCGACTACATCGTCCACGAGCAGCACGGCGTCGGCCGCTACATCGAGATGGTGCAGCGCACGGTGCAGGGCGCCACCCGCGAGTACCTGCTCGTCGAGTACGCCCCGGCCAAGCGCGGCCAGCCCGGCGACCGCCTCTACATCCCCACCGACCAGCTGGAGCAGGTCACCAAGTACGTCGGCGGCGAGGCCCCGACGCTGCACCGGCTCGGCGGCGCCGACTGGACCAAGACCAAGCAGCGGGCGAAGAAGGCCGTCAAGGAGATCGCCGCCGACCTCATCAAGCTGTACTCGGCGCGGATGGCCGCACCCGGGCACGCCTTCGGGCCGGACACGCCCTGGCAGCGCGAGCTGGAGGACGCCTTCCCGTACGCGGAGACGCCCGACCAGCTGTCCACGATCGCCGAGGTGAAGGAGGACATGGAGAAGTCGGTCCCCATGGACCGGCTGATCTGCGGCGACGTCGGCTACGGCAAGACGGAGATCGCCGTCCGCGCCGCCTTCAAGGCGGTCCAGGACGGCAAGCAGGTCGCCGTCCTCGTCCCCACCACGCTGCTGGTGCAGCAGCACTTCGGTACGTTCGGCGAGCGGTACAGCCAGTTCCCCGTCGTCGTACGGGCGCTGTCGAGGTTCCAGAGCGACACGGAGGCGAAGGCCACCCTGGAGGGGCTGAAGGAGGGCTCCGTCGACATCGTCATCGGCACGCACCGCCTGTTCTCGTCCGAGACGAAGTTCAAGGACCTGGGCCTGGTCATCGTCGACGAGGAGCAGCGGTTCGGCGTCGAGCACAAGGAGCAGCTGAAGAAGCTCCGCGCCAATGTGGACGTGCTGACGATGTCCGCCACACCCATTCCCCGTACGCTCGAGATGGCCGTCACCGGCATCCGCGAGATGTCGACGATCACCACCCCGCCCGAGGAGCGGCACCCGGTCCTCACCTTCGTCGGCCCGTACGAGGAGAAGCAGATCGGCGCCGCCATCCGCCGTGAACTGCTGCGCGAGGGCCAGGTCTTCTACATCCACAACCGTGTCGAGTCCATCGACCGGGTGGCGGCCAAGCTGCGCGACATCGTGCCCGAGGCGCGGATCGCCATCGCCCACGGCCAGATGTCGGAATCCACCCTCGAACAGGTCGTGGTGGACTTCTGGGAGAAGAAGTTCGACGTGCTCGTCTCGACGACGATCGTCGAGTCCGGCATCGACATCTCCAACGCCAACACGCTCATCGTCGAGCGCGGCGACAACTTCGGCCTGTCGCAGCTGCACCAGCTGCGCGGCCGTGTCGGCCGTGGCCGCGAGCGCGGCTACGCGTACTTCCTGTACCCGCCGGAGAAGCCGCTGACGGAGACCGCGCACGAGCGGCTGGCGACGATCGCCCAGCACACCGAGATGGGCGCCGGCATGTACGTGGCGATGAAGGACCTGGAGATCCGCGGCGCCGGCAACCTGCTGGGCGGCGAGCAGTCCGGTCACATCGCGGGCGTCGGCTTCGACCTGTATGTGCGGATGGTCGGCGAGGCCGTCGCCGACTACCGGGCCTCGCTGGAGGGCGGTGTCGAGGAGGAGCCGCCGCTGGAGGTCAAGATCGAGCTGCCGGTCGACGCGCACGTCCCGCACGACTACGCGCCGGGCGAGCGGCTGCGCCTCCAGGCGTACCGGGCGATCGCCTCCGCCAACTCGGAGGAGGACATCAAGGCCGTACGCGAGGAGCTGACCGACCGGTACGGCAAGCTGCCCGAGCCCGTCGAGAACCTGCTCCTCGTGGCGGGGCTGCGCATGCTCGCGCGGGCCTGCGGGGTCGGCGAGATCGTCCTGCAGGGCAACAACGTCCGCTTCGCGCCGGTCGAGTTGCGCGAGTCGCAGGAGCTGCGCCTCAAGCGGCTGTATCCGCGCACGGTCGTCAAGGCGCCGACGCGGCAGATCCTGGTGCCGCGGCCGACGACGGGCACGATCGGCGGCAAGCCGGTCGTGGGGCGCGAACTGCTCGCGTGGACGGGCGAGTTCTTGACCACGATCCTGGGGTCGTAGCCGGCGGAGGGCGCCCGCCGGAAAAGCGGTGGGCGCTCGGCGGGACGGCTGCCTAGCCTGCCGTCATGGATCTGACGATCACCACCCTCGCCGAGCGCCCCGGACTGCTGGACGCCCTGTGGCGGATGCCGCACCTGTGGCCGCCGTTCATGATGCACGACCCCGTGTCGGACCTGGCCTACCCGTGGATGGTCCGGGAACTGCCCGAGTACGTGCAGGTGGCGACCGACGCCGACGGCACGGTGGTGGCGCGCTCGTTCAGCGTGCCGTTCCGGCTGGCCGCCGAGGGGCGCGGGCGGCTGCCCGGGCGGGGCTGGGACCAGGTGCTGCTGTGGGCGTGGGAGGACCGGCAGGAGGGCCGCGAGCCCGACACGGTGAGCGCGATCGAGATCACCCTCGCGCGGGGCGTGCTGGGCCGCGGCCTGTCCTCGGTGATGCTCGCCGCGATGCGCGACAACGCCCGGCGCCTCGGCTTCGACGAGGTCGTGGCCCCGGTCCGGCCGAACGGCAAGCACCTGGAGCCGGGGACGCCGATGGACGAGTACGCGTTCCGTACGCGGGAGTCCGACGGGCTGCCCCACGACCCGTGGCTGCGCGTCCATGTGCGGGCGGGCGCGGTGATCGAGGGCGTGGCGCCGGCGTCCATGGCGATCGCCCACGACCTGGACCGGTGGCGGGAGTGGACGGGGCTGCCGTTCGACACGGACGGCCCGGTGGAGGTGGCGGGCGCCCTGGCGCCGGTCCGCTGCGACACGACGGCCGGGTACGCCGTGTACGTGGAGCCCAATGTGTGGGTGCGGCACCGGATCGGGGCGTAAGTCTCCCTGCGGAAGCGGAAAGTCCGGGGGCCGGCCTCTCCCCCCCTAGGTGAGGCCGGTCCCCGGAGGACCTGGCGGTGGCCGACGGCTCAGGCGTCGAGGTCGAGCACGTCCTTGGCGGCCGGTGCCTTGGCCACGACGGGCTTGTTGTAGTCCCTGAAGAGGATCGTGCCGGGCTCGTCGCCGCCCTGGATCACTATCTTGAGCAGGTACGGCTCGCCCTCCGTGGCGACGTAGGACGTGGTGGTCGACTTGCCGTCGGACTCGGTGAGCTTCAGCGCCTTGCGGCCGTCGACGGTGGTCTCCTCGCCCTTGCGGGCGAAGTTCAGACCCGTCTCGAACTCGGCGAGCATCGTGTCGAGTTCGCACATCTCGAGGTCCTTCTTGGTCTCCGGGTCCGAGGCGTCGCTCTTCATCCAGCGGCCCTTGAGCTCCTTGAGGATCGCCTCGGTCTCCTCCGGGGATTCGTCCTTGTTCTCCGAGCGCAGGAAGGCCTCGTCGACGCGGAAGTAGGCCTTGTCGCCGGTCTTGATCAGTTCCATGGTGCCCGCCGTGCCCATGGTGATCGTGCCCGCGCACTCTCCCTTGGTGTTGAGGGCCAGGTACGCCTTCATGGGGCCCTCGCCGTTCTTCACGTCCATGTCGAGGGTGACGGACGAGGCCGTCTTGGTGGCCTTGATCGCCTTGTTGAGGATCTGCGGGCCGGACAGGTCCGCGAACGGGCCGCTCGCCTTGGTCGCGGCGGCGCCGCTGCCGCCACGGCTTCCGCCGCTGCCGCTGGTACCGCTCGTGCCGCCGGGCCCGCACGCCGTGAGGCCGAGCGCGGCGAGGGTGCAGAGGCCGGCGATCAGGGGACGGGTGGACCGGCGGCGGGCGGGGGCGACGTGGGCAGACATGGGGCAGTGCTCCAGGGCATCTCGGGGGAGGGGGGAG is a window encoding:
- the mfd gene encoding transcription-repair coupling factor, with product MSLHGLLDAVVKDPALAEAVKAAADGHRAHVDLVGPPAARPFAVAALARDTGRPVLAVTATGREAEDLAAALRSLLDPDAVVEYPAWETLPHERLSPRSDTVGRRLAVLRRLAHPAPDDPAAGPVQVVVAPIRSVLQPQVKGLGDLEPVSLRTGWTADLNEAVEGLSAAAYQRVELVEKRGEFAVRGGILDVFPPTEEHPLRVEFWGDDVEEIRYFKVADQRSLEVAEHGLWAPPCRELLLTPRVRERAAALAEAHPELGELLGKIAEGIAVDGMESLAPVLVDDMELLLDVLPKGSMAVVCDPERVRTRAADLVATSQEFLQASWAATAGGGEAPIDVGAASLWSIADVRDRARELGMLWWSVSPFAADAELEQDTLQLGMHAPESYRGDTARALADTKGWLADGWRTVFVTEAHGPAARTVEVLGGEGIAARLDADLPDISPSLVHVACGSIEYGFVDPGLKLAVLTETDLSGQKAAGKDGRRMPTRRRKTIDPLTLEAGDYIVHEQHGVGRYIEMVQRTVQGATREYLLVEYAPAKRGQPGDRLYIPTDQLEQVTKYVGGEAPTLHRLGGADWTKTKQRAKKAVKEIAADLIKLYSARMAAPGHAFGPDTPWQRELEDAFPYAETPDQLSTIAEVKEDMEKSVPMDRLICGDVGYGKTEIAVRAAFKAVQDGKQVAVLVPTTLLVQQHFGTFGERYSQFPVVVRALSRFQSDTEAKATLEGLKEGSVDIVIGTHRLFSSETKFKDLGLVIVDEEQRFGVEHKEQLKKLRANVDVLTMSATPIPRTLEMAVTGIREMSTITTPPEERHPVLTFVGPYEEKQIGAAIRRELLREGQVFYIHNRVESIDRVAAKLRDIVPEARIAIAHGQMSESTLEQVVVDFWEKKFDVLVSTTIVESGIDISNANTLIVERGDNFGLSQLHQLRGRVGRGRERGYAYFLYPPEKPLTETAHERLATIAQHTEMGAGMYVAMKDLEIRGAGNLLGGEQSGHIAGVGFDLYVRMVGEAVADYRASLEGGVEEEPPLEVKIELPVDAHVPHDYAPGERLRLQAYRAIASANSEEDIKAVREELTDRYGKLPEPVENLLLVAGLRMLARACGVGEIVLQGNNVRFAPVELRESQELRLKRLYPRTVVKAPTRQILVPRPTTGTIGGKPVVGRELLAWTGEFLTTILGS
- a CDS encoding N-acetyltransferase, which gives rise to MDLTITTLAERPGLLDALWRMPHLWPPFMMHDPVSDLAYPWMVRELPEYVQVATDADGTVVARSFSVPFRLAAEGRGRLPGRGWDQVLLWAWEDRQEGREPDTVSAIEITLARGVLGRGLSSVMLAAMRDNARRLGFDEVVAPVRPNGKHLEPGTPMDEYAFRTRESDGLPHDPWLRVHVRAGAVIEGVAPASMAIAHDLDRWREWTGLPFDTDGPVEVAGALAPVRCDTTAGYAVYVEPNVWVRHRIGA